One Pseudomonas sp. AN-1 genomic region harbors:
- a CDS encoding OprD family porin: MNKSPLALAVIAGTLALTSTAQAAFVEDSKASLTLRNFYYDRNDKNTANNNSEASEWGQGFIFNYASGYTEGTVGFGVDAVGLLGVKLDSGGRDNKAGRDRRPGQLFPLESDGSAVDEYSKAGLTAKAKVSNTELRLGTLQPKLPVVNFNDGRLLPQLFEGGQITSGEIDGLTLTAGQLEHAKGRSSTDSTGLRIAGATNDADSNKFYYAGGDYKLTKDLTAQYYFGNLENFYDQHFLGLVHNWALPVGALKTDLRYFDSSSDGKNASTAGRLDGYSSNGFWKAGDANRGEVDNQTWSALFTYTLGGHALSAGYQQVDGNSDFPFLNQGDGSSSYLITDVQINKFASAGERTWLAGYAYDFAKLGVPGLKASALYLSGDNIDAASGDNKEWERDLRLDYVLQDGALKGLGFTWRNASLRGNDSTDLDENRLIVSYTLPLL, translated from the coding sequence ATGAACAAGTCCCCCCTGGCCCTCGCGGTCATCGCCGGCACCCTGGCTCTGACCAGCACCGCCCAGGCCGCCTTTGTCGAAGACAGCAAGGCCAGCCTGACCCTGCGCAACTTCTATTACGACCGCAACGACAAGAACACCGCCAACAACAACAGCGAGGCCAGCGAGTGGGGCCAGGGCTTCATCTTCAACTATGCCTCCGGCTACACCGAAGGCACCGTGGGCTTCGGCGTCGACGCCGTGGGCCTGCTCGGCGTCAAGCTGGACTCCGGTGGCCGTGATAACAAGGCCGGGCGCGATCGCCGTCCGGGGCAGCTGTTCCCCCTTGAGAGTGACGGCAGCGCGGTGGACGAGTACAGCAAGGCCGGCCTGACCGCCAAGGCCAAGGTGTCCAACACCGAACTGCGCCTCGGCACCCTGCAGCCCAAGCTGCCGGTGGTGAACTTCAACGACGGTCGCCTGCTGCCGCAACTGTTCGAGGGCGGCCAGATCACCTCCGGCGAGATCGACGGTCTGACCCTGACCGCCGGCCAGCTGGAGCATGCGAAAGGCCGCAGCTCCACCGACAGCACCGGCCTGCGCATTGCCGGCGCCACCAACGACGCCGACTCGAACAAGTTCTACTACGCCGGCGGCGACTACAAGCTGACCAAGGATCTGACCGCGCAGTACTACTTCGGCAATCTCGAGAACTTCTACGATCAGCACTTCCTCGGCCTGGTGCACAATTGGGCACTACCGGTCGGTGCGCTGAAGACCGACCTGCGCTACTTCGACAGCAGCTCCGACGGCAAGAACGCCAGCACCGCCGGGCGCCTGGATGGCTATAGCAGCAACGGTTTCTGGAAGGCCGGCGACGCCAACCGCGGTGAGGTCGACAACCAGACCTGGAGCGCCCTGTTCACCTACACCCTGGGCGGACATGCGCTGAGCGCGGGCTACCAGCAGGTCGACGGCAACAGCGACTTCCCGTTCCTCAACCAGGGCGACGGCTCCTCCAGCTACCTGATCACCGACGTGCAGATCAACAAGTTCGCCAGCGCCGGCGAGCGCACCTGGCTGGCCGGTTACGCCTACGACTTCGCCAAGCTCGGCGTCCCGGGCCTCAAGGCCAGCGCGTTGTACCTGAGCGGCGACAACATCGACGCGGCCAGCGGTGACAACAAGGAGTGGGAACGCGACCTGCGCCTCGACTACGTCCTGCAGGACGGCGCACTCAAGGGCCTGGGCTTCACCTGGCGCAACGCCTCGCTGCGCGGCAACGACAGCACCGACCTCGACGAGAATCGCCTGATCGTCAGCTACACCCTGCCGCTGCTGTAA
- a CDS encoding sulfate ABC transporter substrate-binding protein: MKRLLTSSLLAASVALASGAAQAASLLNVSYDVMRDFYKEYNVAFQKHWQAAGNPPLQIQMSHGGSSKQARAVIDGLPADVITMNMATDINALHDHGQLLPQDWAARLPDHSAPFTSATVFIVRKGNPKGLQDWPDLLKDGVEVVVPNPKTSGNGRYTYLSAWGYVLKKGGDEAAARDFVGKLFKQAPVLDTGGRAATTTFMQNQIGDVLVTFENEAEMIAREFGRGEFEVVYPSVSVQAEPPVAVVDKVVDRKGTRAEAEAYLKYLWSDEGQRIAAANYLRPRNPAILKEFADRFPQVELLDAVQTFGEWPQIQKIHFNDGGVFDQAYGAQ, from the coding sequence ATGAAGCGACTGCTTACTTCTTCCCTGCTGGCGGCCAGCGTGGCGCTGGCCTCCGGCGCCGCCCAGGCCGCCAGCCTGCTCAACGTCTCCTACGACGTGATGCGCGACTTCTACAAGGAGTACAACGTCGCCTTCCAGAAGCACTGGCAGGCTGCGGGCAACCCGCCGCTGCAGATCCAGATGTCCCATGGCGGCTCCAGCAAGCAGGCGCGCGCGGTGATCGACGGCCTGCCTGCCGACGTGATCACCATGAACATGGCCACCGACATCAACGCCCTGCACGACCACGGCCAGCTGCTGCCGCAGGACTGGGCCGCACGTTTGCCGGACCACAGCGCACCCTTCACCTCGGCCACCGTGTTCATCGTCCGCAAGGGCAACCCCAAGGGCCTGCAGGACTGGCCGGACCTGCTCAAGGACGGCGTCGAGGTAGTGGTGCCCAACCCGAAGACCTCGGGCAACGGCCGCTACACCTATCTGTCGGCCTGGGGCTATGTGCTCAAGAAGGGCGGCGACGAGGCCGCGGCGCGCGATTTCGTCGGCAAGCTGTTCAAGCAGGCGCCGGTGCTGGATACCGGCGGCCGCGCGGCGACCACCACCTTCATGCAGAACCAGATTGGCGACGTGCTGGTGACCTTCGAGAACGAGGCGGAGATGATCGCCCGCGAGTTCGGTCGCGGCGAGTTCGAGGTGGTCTACCCGAGCGTGTCGGTGCAGGCCGAGCCGCCGGTGGCGGTGGTCGACAAGGTGGTCGACAGGAAGGGCACCCGCGCCGAGGCCGAGGCCTACCTGAAGTACCTGTGGTCGGACGAAGGCCAGCGCATCGCCGCCGCCAACTACCTGCGCCCGCGCAACCCGGCGATCCTCAAGGAGTTCGCCGACCGTTTCCCGCAGGTCGAGCTGCTCGATGCGGTGCAGACCTTCGGCGAGTGGCCGCAGATCCAGAAGATCCACTTCAACGATGGTGGCGTGTTCGACCAGGCCTACGGCGCGCAGTAA
- the dusA gene encoding tRNA dihydrouridine(20/20a) synthase DusA, which yields MKSSSNPVTTRPEPSRRFSVAPMMDWTDRHCRYFLRLLSRNTLLYTEMVTTGALLHGDRQRFLGYDQSEHPLALQLGGSVPVELAACARLAEEWGYDEVNLNVGCPSDRVQHNMIGACLMGHPALVADCVKAMLDAVSIPVTVKHRIGINGRDSYAELCDFVGQVAEAGCRSFTVHARIAILEGLSPKENREVPPLRYEVAAQLKRDFPDLEFVLNGGIKTLEECQTHLQTFDGVMLGREAYHNPYLLARVDQQLFGIERPVPSRGEVLRQLRPYIERHMAAGGAMHHITRHVLGLAQGFPGARRFRQVLSVDVHKSDDPLGVFDHAIELLGSH from the coding sequence ATGAAATCAAGCTCTAACCCAGTAACCACGCGCCCCGAGCCGTCCCGCCGCTTTTCCGTTGCGCCGATGATGGACTGGACCGACCGCCACTGCCGCTACTTCCTGCGCCTGCTCTCCCGGAACACTCTGCTCTACACCGAGATGGTCACCACTGGCGCGCTGCTGCATGGTGATCGCCAGCGCTTCCTCGGCTACGACCAGAGCGAGCATCCACTGGCGCTGCAGCTCGGCGGCAGCGTGCCGGTCGAGCTGGCGGCCTGTGCCAGGCTGGCCGAGGAATGGGGCTACGACGAGGTGAACCTCAACGTCGGCTGCCCGAGCGACCGGGTGCAGCACAACATGATCGGCGCCTGCCTGATGGGCCATCCGGCGCTGGTCGCCGACTGCGTGAAGGCCATGCTGGATGCGGTGAGCATCCCGGTGACGGTCAAGCACCGCATCGGCATCAACGGCCGCGACAGCTATGCCGAGCTGTGCGATTTCGTCGGCCAGGTGGCCGAGGCCGGCTGCCGCAGCTTCACCGTGCATGCGCGCATCGCCATCCTCGAGGGCCTGTCGCCCAAGGAGAACCGCGAGGTGCCGCCGCTGCGCTACGAAGTGGCGGCGCAGCTCAAGCGCGACTTCCCCGACCTGGAGTTCGTCCTCAACGGCGGGATCAAGACGCTGGAGGAGTGCCAGACCCATCTGCAGACCTTCGACGGCGTGATGCTCGGCCGCGAGGCCTACCACAACCCCTACCTGCTGGCTCGCGTCGACCAGCAGCTGTTCGGCATCGAACGCCCGGTGCCCAGCCGCGGCGAGGTGCTGCGCCAGCTGCGCCCCTACATCGAGCGGCACATGGCCGCGGGCGGCGCCATGCACCACATCACCCGCCACGTGCTCGGCCTGGCCCAGGGCTTCCCGGGGGCGCGGCGTTTCCGCCAGGTGCTGTCGGTGGACGTGCACAAGAGCGACGATCCGCTCGGGGTCTTCGACCACGCCATCGAATTGCTCGGCAGCCACTGA
- the tal gene encoding transaldolase: MSSKLEQLKQYTTVVADTGDFDAIARLQPVDATTNPSLLLKAAALPRYEGQLKTAIAGAGQDLGLACDRFAVAVGSEILQIIPGRVSTEVDSRLSFDSAATIERARRLIGLYETAGIGRERVLIKVASTWEGIRAAEQLEREGIQTNLTLLFSFAQAQACADAGVFLISPFVGRIYDWYKKAEGRDFVGAEDPGVRSVTRIYNYYKANGYATVVMGASFRNIGQIEQLAGCDRLTISPELMQQLADDQGELPRHLCAEGAAGEARESLDERAFRWKMNEDAMATEKLAEGIRLFARDQEKLEALLASKA; the protein is encoded by the coding sequence ATGTCATCCAAGCTGGAGCAACTCAAGCAGTACACCACCGTGGTCGCCGATACCGGCGACTTCGACGCCATCGCCCGCCTGCAGCCGGTGGACGCCACCACCAACCCGTCGCTGCTGCTCAAGGCCGCCGCCCTGCCCCGCTACGAGGGTCAGCTCAAGACGGCCATCGCCGGCGCCGGGCAGGACCTGGGCCTGGCCTGCGACCGCTTTGCGGTGGCGGTGGGCAGCGAGATCCTGCAGATCATCCCCGGCCGGGTATCCACCGAGGTGGATTCGCGGCTGTCCTTCGACAGCGCCGCCACCATCGAGCGCGCCAGGCGCCTGATCGGCCTGTACGAGACCGCCGGCATCGGCCGCGAACGAGTGCTGATCAAGGTCGCCTCGACCTGGGAAGGCATCCGCGCCGCCGAGCAGCTCGAGCGCGAGGGCATCCAGACCAACCTGACCCTGCTGTTCTCCTTCGCTCAGGCCCAGGCCTGCGCCGATGCCGGGGTGTTCCTCATCTCGCCCTTCGTCGGCCGCATCTACGACTGGTACAAGAAGGCCGAGGGCCGCGATTTCGTCGGCGCCGAGGATCCCGGCGTGCGCTCGGTGACGCGCATCTACAACTACTACAAGGCCAATGGCTACGCGACCGTGGTGATGGGCGCCAGCTTCCGCAACATCGGCCAGATCGAGCAGCTGGCCGGCTGCGACCGCCTGACCATCAGCCCCGAGCTGATGCAGCAGCTGGCCGACGACCAGGGCGAACTGCCCCGCCATCTCTGCGCCGAGGGCGCCGCAGGCGAAGCCCGCGAGAGCCTCGACGAGCGCGCCTTCCGCTGGAAGATGAACGAGGACGCCATGGCCACCGAGAAGCTGGCCGAGGGCATCCGCCTGTTCGCCCGCGACCAGGAGAAGCTGGAGGCGCTGCTGGCCAGCAAGGCCTGA
- the rssC gene encoding anti-sigma factor antagonist RssC, which yields MSTGKIQFAEQDGTFVLKFVGEVRLTLCSALDATIEKIFGARNFSSIVIDLTETSSIDSTTLGLLAKLSILSRQKVGLLPALVTTNPDITRLLESMGFDQVFNILGTPVPCPDCLSDLPAQDVSEELVKAKVLEAHRILMGLNEHNREAFRDLVTALERH from the coding sequence ATGAGTACGGGTAAGATCCAGTTTGCCGAGCAGGATGGCACCTTCGTTCTCAAGTTTGTCGGTGAAGTGCGTCTGACCCTGTGCTCGGCGCTGGATGCGACCATCGAGAAGATTTTCGGGGCGCGCAATTTCTCGTCGATCGTCATCGATCTGACGGAAACCTCGAGCATCGACAGCACCACCCTCGGCCTGCTGGCCAAGCTGTCGATCCTCTCGCGGCAGAAGGTCGGCCTGCTGCCGGCGCTGGTGACCACCAATCCGGACATCACCCGCCTGCTCGAGTCCATGGGCTTCGACCAGGTGTTCAACATCCTCGGTACCCCGGTGCCCTGCCCGGACTGCCTGAGCGACCTGCCGGCGCAGGATGTTTCCGAGGAGCTGGTCAAGGCCAAGGTGCTCGAAGCACACCGCATCCTCATGGGGCTCAACGAGCACAACCGCGAGGCCTTCCGCGACCTGGTGACGGCGCTGGAGCGACACTGA
- the rssB gene encoding two-component system response regulator RssB, translated as MHTISAKLLVIDDDDEVRASLHSYLEDAGFCVLQAATGSAGLQLLELERPDLVICDLATPQLDGLEMIRQIAERDCEVPVIVISAAGVMSDALEALRRGAADYLVKPLDDLVMLEHSVRRALDRARLRQENRRYRERLEATNRELQASLSLLQEDQNAGRHVQMNMLPVTPWEAGEFHFAHQIIPSLYLSGDFVDYFRVDERRIGFYLADVSGHGASSAFVTVLLKFMTTRLLYESRRHRNRPLPEFRPSDVLGHINRGLINCKLGKHVTMLGGVIDESTNTLTYSVGGHLPLPVLYCDGQARYLEGRGLPVGLFEEATFEDRELQLPERFSLTLFSDGILDLLPGDTLKAKEAILPLMVGQAGGSLEGLRQVFGLANLGEMPDDIALLVLSRKFA; from the coding sequence ATGCACACAATCAGTGCCAAGCTGCTGGTCATTGATGACGACGACGAGGTTCGTGCCAGCCTGCACAGCTACCTCGAGGATGCCGGATTCTGTGTACTGCAGGCTGCCACTGGCAGTGCCGGTCTGCAGTTGCTCGAACTCGAGCGCCCCGATCTGGTGATATGCGACCTGGCCACGCCGCAGCTCGACGGGCTGGAAATGATCCGCCAGATCGCCGAGCGCGACTGCGAGGTGCCGGTCATCGTCATTTCCGCCGCCGGGGTGATGAGCGACGCTCTCGAGGCCCTGCGCCGCGGCGCGGCCGACTATCTGGTCAAGCCGCTGGACGATCTGGTCATGCTCGAGCATTCGGTGCGCCGCGCGCTCGACCGCGCGCGCCTGCGCCAGGAGAATCGCCGCTACCGCGAGCGTCTGGAGGCTACCAACCGCGAGCTGCAGGCCAGCCTGAGTCTTCTCCAGGAGGACCAGAACGCCGGGCGCCACGTGCAGATGAACATGCTGCCGGTGACGCCCTGGGAGGCCGGCGAATTCCACTTCGCCCACCAGATCATCCCGTCGCTCTACCTGTCCGGCGACTTCGTCGACTACTTTCGGGTCGATGAACGGCGGATCGGCTTCTATCTGGCCGACGTCTCCGGGCATGGCGCCTCCTCGGCCTTCGTCACCGTGCTGCTCAAGTTCATGACCACGCGCCTGCTCTACGAGTCGCGCCGTCACCGCAACCGTCCGCTGCCCGAGTTCCGTCCTTCCGACGTGCTCGGCCACATCAACCGCGGTTTGATCAACTGCAAGCTGGGCAAGCACGTGACCATGCTCGGCGGGGTGATCGACGAAAGCACCAACACCCTGACCTACAGCGTCGGTGGCCACCTGCCGCTGCCGGTGCTCTACTGCGATGGTCAGGCGCGCTACCTGGAAGGGCGAGGCCTGCCGGTCGGCCTGTTCGAGGAGGCCACCTTCGAGGATCGCGAGCTGCAGCTGCCCGAGCGCTTCAGCCTGACCCTGTTCTCCGATGGCATCCTCGATCTGCTGCCGGGCGACACGCTCAAGGCCAAGGAAGCCATCCTGCCGCTGATGGTCGGCCAGGCCGGCGGCAGTCTGGAAGGGCTGCGCCAGGTGTTCGGGCTGGCCAACCTCGGCGAGATGCCGGATGATATCGCCTTGCTGGTGCTGAGCAGGAAGTTTGCATGA
- a CDS encoding VacJ family lipoprotein, with translation MRDRCARWLSRSAGLLAVAGLALLPAVTQASEEDPWEAFNRPVFVFNDTLDIWALKPLARGYQAVTPQFLEDGIGNVFANLGEVGNFANNSLQGKFHAAGVDTARFLINTTVGVGGFFDVARHAGLLRNDEDFGQTLGAWGVSSGPYLVLPFFGPSSPRDASGLAVDSLHSFYRAIDHVPTRNTTRAVDVVDTRAELLSAEKVVTGDKYVFIRNAYLQNREFKVQDGQVEDDF, from the coding sequence ATGCGCGATCGTTGCGCTCGTTGGCTGAGTCGTTCGGCCGGTCTGCTGGCTGTGGCCGGCCTGGCGCTGCTGCCTGCCGTCACCCAGGCCAGCGAGGAAGATCCCTGGGAGGCTTTCAACCGCCCGGTCTTCGTGTTCAACGATACCCTCGACATCTGGGCGCTCAAGCCGCTGGCGCGGGGCTACCAGGCCGTGACGCCGCAGTTTCTCGAGGACGGTATCGGCAACGTGTTCGCCAACCTCGGCGAGGTCGGCAACTTCGCCAACAACAGCCTGCAGGGCAAGTTCCACGCTGCTGGTGTCGACACCGCGCGTTTCCTGATCAATACCACCGTCGGCGTGGGTGGCTTCTTCGACGTGGCCCGCCACGCCGGCCTGCTGCGCAACGACGAGGACTTCGGCCAGACCCTGGGTGCCTGGGGCGTTTCCTCCGGCCCCTATCTGGTGCTGCCGTTCTTCGGCCCGAGCTCGCCGCGCGATGCTTCCGGGCTGGCGGTGGACAGCCTGCACTCGTTCTATCGGGCCATCGACCATGTGCCGACGCGCAACACCACCCGTGCCGTCGACGTGGTGGATACCCGCGCCGAGCTGCTGTCGGCCGAGAAGGTCGTCACCGGCGACAAGTACGTGTTCATTCGCAACGCCTACCTGCAGAACCGCGAGTTCAAGGTCCAGGATGGCCAGGTCGAGGACGACTTCTGA
- a CDS encoding DUF4404 family protein, giving the protein MPARQLQQQLQDLRDHLAEDPPLNDEDRAALIELMSEIEVQLAREIASEPDASLVDGVNLAVERFEASHPTLAGSLRSILQTLANMGI; this is encoded by the coding sequence ATGCCCGCACGCCAACTCCAGCAGCAACTGCAAGACCTGCGCGACCATCTGGCCGAAGATCCGCCTCTGAACGATGAGGACAGGGCCGCACTGATCGAGCTGATGAGCGAAATCGAAGTGCAGCTGGCTCGCGAGATCGCCAGCGAGCCGGACGCCAGCCTGGTGGACGGGGTCAACCTGGCGGTGGAGCGCTTCGAGGCCAGCCATCCCACCCTGGCCGGCAGCCTGCGCTCGATCCTGCAGACCCTGGCCAACATGGGCATCTGA
- the queF gene encoding NADPH-dependent 7-cyano-7-deazaguanine reductase QueF (Catalyzes the NADPH-dependent reduction of 7-cyano-7-deazaguanine (preQ0) to 7-aminomethyl-7-deazaguanine (preQ1) in queuosine biosynthesis), which yields MAQDVHHSPLGKTTEYVAEYAPELLFPIPREPKWRELGIDPQALPFQGVDLWNCYELSWLNDRGKPLVAIGEFAIPAHSPCIIESKSFKLYLNSLNQTRFASREALAEVLARDLSAAAGASVAVRVRTLDEVAEEGVARPAGECLDELDVAIDCYGPPDAGLLACDRAQVVSETLYSHLLKSNCPVTGQPDWGTVVIDYRGPALDRAALLAYVVSLRMHGDFHEQCVERIYLDLKALLAPEHLCVHARYVRRGGLDINPYRSTHPVNPDNRRLVRQ from the coding sequence ATGGCGCAAGACGTCCACCATTCCCCGCTGGGCAAGACCACCGAGTACGTGGCCGAGTACGCCCCCGAGCTGCTGTTCCCCATCCCGCGCGAGCCCAAGTGGCGCGAGCTGGGCATCGACCCGCAGGCGCTGCCGTTCCAGGGTGTCGACCTGTGGAACTGCTACGAGCTGTCCTGGCTGAACGACAGGGGCAAGCCGCTGGTGGCCATCGGCGAGTTCGCGATTCCCGCCCATTCGCCCTGCATCATCGAGTCCAAGTCGTTCAAGCTGTACCTCAACTCGCTGAACCAGACCCGCTTCGCCAGCCGCGAGGCGCTCGCCGAGGTGCTGGCGCGCGACCTGTCGGCGGCGGCCGGCGCATCGGTGGCGGTGCGCGTGCGCACGCTGGACGAGGTGGCGGAGGAGGGCGTGGCACGCCCCGCCGGCGAATGCCTCGACGAGCTGGACGTGGCCATCGACTGCTACGGCCCGCCGGATGCCGGACTGCTGGCCTGCGATCGTGCGCAGGTGGTCAGCGAGACGCTGTACAGCCACCTGCTCAAGTCCAACTGCCCGGTCACCGGCCAGCCTGATTGGGGCACGGTGGTGATCGACTATCGCGGTCCGGCACTGGATCGCGCCGCGCTGCTGGCCTACGTGGTGTCGCTGCGCATGCACGGCGATTTCCACGAGCAATGCGTCGAGCGCATCTACCTCGACCTCAAGGCACTGCTCGCGCCAGAGCATCTCTGCGTGCATGCCCGCTACGTACGCCGCGGCGGCCTGGACATCAACCCCTACCGCAGCACCCATCCGGTCAATCCTGACAACCGCCGGCTGGTGCGCCAGTAG
- a CDS encoding ABC transporter permease — MSVELQANWVALQTIVRKEVRRFMRIWPQTLLPPAITMVLYFVIFGNLIGRQIGDMNGFSYMEYIVPGLIMMSVITNSYGNVVSSFFGTKFHRSVEELMVSPASPHVILVGFVIGGVLRGLAVAAIVTALSLFFTHLQIHHALVTFAVILLAATIFSLCGFINAVYARNFDDISIIPTFVLTPLTYLGGVFYSIHMLPEFWQTVSLANPILHMVNAFRYGILGVSDIHIGTAIILMLLAAAILYTVSLQLLKRGVGMRQ; from the coding sequence ATGTCCGTTGAACTGCAAGCCAACTGGGTGGCGCTGCAAACCATCGTGCGCAAGGAAGTGCGCCGCTTCATGCGCATCTGGCCGCAGACCCTGCTGCCGCCGGCGATCACCATGGTTCTGTACTTCGTGATCTTCGGCAACCTGATCGGCCGGCAGATCGGCGACATGAACGGCTTCTCCTACATGGAGTACATCGTTCCCGGTCTGATCATGATGTCGGTGATCACCAACTCCTACGGCAACGTGGTGTCGAGTTTCTTCGGCACCAAGTTCCACCGCTCCGTCGAGGAGCTGATGGTCTCGCCGGCCTCGCCGCACGTGATCCTGGTCGGCTTCGTCATCGGCGGCGTGCTGCGCGGTCTGGCGGTGGCAGCCATCGTCACCGCGCTGTCGCTGTTCTTCACCCACCTGCAGATCCACCACGCGCTGGTGACCTTCGCGGTGATCCTGCTGGCGGCGACCATCTTCTCGCTGTGCGGGTTCATCAACGCGGTCTATGCGCGCAACTTCGACGACATCTCGATCATCCCGACCTTCGTGCTGACGCCGCTGACCTACCTGGGCGGGGTGTTCTACTCGATCCACATGCTGCCCGAGTTCTGGCAGACGGTATCGCTGGCCAACCCGATCCTGCACATGGTCAACGCCTTCCGCTACGGCATCCTCGGCGTCTCCGACATCCACATCGGTACCGCCATCATCCTGATGCTGCTGGCGGCGGCGATCCTCTACACGGTCAGCCTGCAGCTGCTCAAGCGTGGCGTGGGCATGCGCCAGTGA
- a CDS encoding ABC transporter ATP-binding protein, with the protein MTSALTIRQLTKTYGNGFQALKGIDLEVAEGDFFALLGPNGAGKSTTIGILSTLVNKTGGTVEVFGHDLDRDPSGLKRCLGVVPQEFNFNQFEKAFDILVAQAGYYGIPARLAGERAEKYLTELGLWDKRNVPSRMLSGGMKRRLMIARALIHQPRLLILDEPTAGVDIELRRSMWSFLTELNQQGITIILTTHYLEEAEQLCRNIGIIDHGRIVEHTSMRELLMKLHVETFLLDLRSPQPAAPRLEGYPVSLVDPLTLEVQVEKSQGVNALFAQLAAQGIEVLSLRNKTNRLEELFVSLVAKNLAGGQ; encoded by the coding sequence ATGACTTCCGCACTGACCATCCGCCAGTTGACCAAGACCTACGGCAACGGCTTCCAGGCCCTCAAGGGCATCGACCTGGAGGTCGCCGAAGGCGACTTCTTCGCCCTGCTCGGTCCCAACGGGGCGGGCAAGTCGACCACCATCGGCATCCTCTCCACCCTGGTCAACAAGACCGGCGGCACGGTCGAGGTGTTCGGCCATGACCTCGACCGCGATCCCTCCGGGCTCAAGCGCTGCCTCGGCGTGGTGCCCCAGGAGTTCAACTTCAACCAGTTCGAGAAGGCCTTCGACATCCTCGTCGCCCAGGCCGGCTACTACGGCATCCCGGCGCGTCTCGCCGGCGAGCGCGCGGAGAAGTACCTCACCGAGCTGGGCCTGTGGGACAAGCGCAACGTGCCCTCGCGCATGCTCTCCGGCGGCATGAAGCGCCGCCTGATGATCGCCCGCGCGCTGATCCACCAGCCGCGCCTGCTGATCCTCGACGAGCCCACCGCCGGGGTCGACATCGAGCTGCGCCGCTCGATGTGGAGCTTCCTCACCGAGCTGAACCAGCAGGGCATCACCATCATCCTCACCACCCACTACCTCGAGGAAGCCGAACAGCTGTGCCGCAACATCGGCATCATCGACCACGGCCGCATCGTCGAGCACACCAGCATGCGCGAGCTCTTGATGAAGCTGCACGTGGAGACCTTCCTGCTCGACCTGCGCAGCCCGCAGCCGGCGGCGCCGCGCCTGGAGGGCTACCCGGTGAGCCTGGTCGACCCGCTGACCCTCGAGGTGCAGGTGGAGAAGAGCCAGGGGGTGAACGCGCTGTTCGCCCAGCTCGCCGCGCAGGGCATCGAGGTGCTCAGCCTGCGCAACAAGACCAACCGCCTGGAGGAGCTGTTCGTCTCCCTGGTGGCCAAGAATCTCGCCGGAGGCCAGTGA
- a CDS encoding PA2817 family protein, translated as MATSYIDHHLALLAHLRTILAALGEAEQVPEDNHALFLERFDELLAELPRQTEDAIYLGQELMAQVFHRYPQIAHLVPRDLLWFFGGDCLHYMPDEEIELYQQLDERRFAAEENDEPFDWEREKQLLALPDDSPRH; from the coding sequence ATGGCCACTTCCTATATCGACCATCACCTCGCCCTGCTCGCCCATCTGCGCACCATCCTGGCCGCCCTGGGCGAGGCCGAGCAGGTGCCGGAAGACAATCACGCGCTGTTCCTCGAGCGCTTCGACGAGCTGCTCGCCGAACTGCCGCGCCAGACCGAGGACGCCATCTACCTGGGCCAGGAACTGATGGCCCAGGTGTTCCACCGCTATCCGCAGATCGCCCACCTGGTGCCGCGCGACCTGCTGTGGTTCTTCGGCGGCGACTGCCTGCACTACATGCCCGACGAGGAAATCGAGCTGTACCAGCAACTCGACGAGCGCCGCTTCGCCGCCGAGGAGAATGACGAGCCGTTCGACTGGGAGCGCGAGAAGCAGCTGCTGGCGTTGCCCGACGACAGCCCGCGCCACTGA